In the genome of Rhodamnia argentea isolate NSW1041297 chromosome 3, ASM2092103v1, whole genome shotgun sequence, one region contains:
- the LOC115747946 gene encoding pumilio homolog 24 has product MAIENQVNRKVKKRKHGKEDSEALASKKAKPVSSKSMPQGVDKSRLQKQRKQLNYRKSDAGNEKKQPPLTKKERRLHAKELAEARKQKRKRYYTLEQELAHLWEKMRQHDIAKEDRSRLVTEALQKMKGKISEIAGSHVSSRVLQTCIKYCSQAERDKVFGELQPHLLNLACNTYAVHLVKKLLDSASKTQLAAFISSLHGHVASHLRHMVGSVVIEHVYQLANATQKQALLMELYSTELQLFKDLVSMKESRLVDVISKLGLQKSSVLRHMSSVIQPILEKGIVDHSIIHRMLVEYFSIADKSSARDVLQQLSGPLLVRMIHTRDGSQIGMLCIKHGSAKERKKIIKGMKGHIGKIAHDQYGSLVLVCIVSVVDDTKLVTKIIMRELQTILKELVLDKNGRRPLLQLLHTNCSRYLSPSDFASLNSSIPSLCSKDASEADSIAELGDVNELVEGKADMEMAVAEEQDEDGIPDVVDHLINGGKKDPLIRRRELLVNSGLAESLVDVCIENVGELIASNFGKEVIYEVATGGADGILHPTLEDKLKSLHESIAALVAQPKSADTKEEHVLQNFHSSRTIRKLVMDCPPFAVTLWEKALKGRCRTWAQGHSSKVITAFLESSDSMVCELAKEELQPLIDEAIIKQPKVKTVKQ; this is encoded by the exons ATGGCGATTGAGAACCAGGTCAACAGGAAGGTCAAGAAGAGGAAGCATGGTAAGGAGGATTCGGAGGCTCTGGCTTCGAAGAAGGCGAAGCCGGTGAGCTCGAAGTCCATGCCCCAGGGCGTAGATAAGTCAAGGCTACAAAAGCAACGCAAACAGTTGAATTATAGGAAATCGGATGCTGGGAATGAGAAGAAGCAGCCGCCCTTGACGAAGAAAGAACGTCGCTTGCACGCCAAG GAACTGGCAGAGGCTAggaagcagaaaagaaaaagatattacaCTCTTGAACAG GAGCTTGCACATCTTTGGGAAAAGATGAGACAGCACGACATTGCCAAGGAGGACAGGTCACG GTTGGTTACTGAAGCTCTGCAAAAGATGAAGGGTAAAATCTCTGAAATTGCTGGCTCCCATGTTTCATCTCGCGTTTTGCAG ACTTGCATCAAGTACTGTTCTCAAGCAGAAAGGGACAAAGTATTCGGGGAGCTTCAGCCACATCTTCTCAACCTTGCATGCAATACTTATGCAGTTCATCTGGTCAAGAAATTGTTAGATAGCG CCTCAAAAACGCAGCTGGCTGCTTTTATCTCCTCACTCCATGGGCATGTTGCGTCTCATCTGCGTCACATGGTTGGGTCTGTTG TAATTGAGCATGTGTACCAGTTGGCAAATGCAACTCAAAAACAAGCACTCCTGATGGAATTATACTCAACAGAGCTACAGCTGTTTAAGGACCTTGTGTCTATGAAAGAAAGCAG GTTAGTGGATGTCATTTCAAAGCTTGGCCTGCAGAAATCCTCGGTTTTAAGACACATGAGTTCAGTTATTCAACCAATTCTCGAGAAAGGGATTGTTGATCACTCAATTATCCACAGAATGTTGGTGGAGTACTTTAGCATAGCTGACAAG TCTTCTGCCAGAGATGTACTCCAACAGTTATCGGGTCCTCTTCTTGTCCGAATGATCCATACAAGAGATGGATCCCAAATTGGAATGTTGTGCATCAAACATGGGAGTGCTAAG gaaagaaagaaaatcatcaaGGGAATGAAAGGTCATATTGGCAAGATAGctcatgatcaatatggaaGTTTG GTACTTGTTTGCATTGTTTCAGTTGTGGATGATACTAAGCTTGTAACAAAG ATTATCATGCGTGAGCTTCAAACGATTCTTAAGGAGCTGGTTCTAGATAAG AATGGAAGGCGTCCGCTGTTACAGCTACTTCATACAAATTGTTCACGCTATCTCAGTCCCAGTGATTTCGCCTCTTTAAATTCATCAATTCCTTCTCTTTGCAGCAAG gATGCATCAGAAGCTGATTCCATAGCAGAACTAGGAGATGTAAATGAACTTGTTGAGGGGAAAGCTGACATGGAAATGGCAGTGGCGGAGGAGCAAGACGAAGATGGAATTCCTGATGTGGTTGATCACTTGATTAATGGTGGCAAAAAAGATCCGTTGATAAGAAGACGAGAATTGTTGGTGAATAGTGGGCTTGCAgag AGTCTCGTTGATGTGTGCATTGAAAATGTGGGAGAGTTAATCGCTTCAAATTTCGGGAAAGAAGTCATCTATGAG GTCGCCACTGGGGGAGCCGATGGCATCCTCCATCCAACTCTGGAGGACAAATTAAAGTCATTACATGAATCAATAGCAGCTCTCGTGGCCCAGCCCAAATCTGCAGACACCAAAGAAGAGCATGTCCTCCAAAATTTCCATTCCAGTCGAACAATCAGAAAGCTGGTCATGGACTGCCCTCCTTTTGCTGTCACACTGTGGGAAAAGGCGCTCAAGGGGAGATGCAGAACATGGGCTCAAGGCCACAG CTCTAAAGTGATTACCGCATTCTTGGAGTCGTCAGACTCAATGGTTTGTGAATTGGCGAAAGAAGAGCTGCAGCCCTTGATTGATGAAGCAATCATCAAGCAGCCCAAAGTGAAAACTGTCAAACAATGA
- the LOC115747947 gene encoding WAT1-related protein At3g30340-like, with translation MAIGSSCDEWKPFFVMLAIDFAFAVVNILLKKVLEEGIDHLVLVTYRLAISAIFLSPIGYFLERSTRPKLTIRILCSLFFSAIVGASLTQFFFLLGIQYTSATFSCAFINIVPVLTFIMALPFRIEMVDMKSSSGRAKIGGTLVCIGGALMLTLYRGRPLFNSSHSQAVISMHDHATKLSSAKRTQNWTIGLICLFLGTLLWSLWFLLQSKIGKRYPCQYSSTAIMSFFGAIQSATLSFSTSRSLSIFVLKGRTEVFAVIFAGMVGSGLCFVGMSWCVKKRGPVFTASFSPLVQIMAAMFDIPILHEQLYIGSLLGSVIVIIGLYILLWGKNKEMQDCVVKVAQEAEEIKEQDPKLQVVTVSHESQST, from the exons ATGGCCATAGGGAGCAGCTGCGATGAGTGGAAGCCTTTCTTCGTGATGCTGGCCATCGATTTCGCCTTTGCAGTCGTGAATATTCTGCTTAAGAAAGTGCTTGAGGAGGGTATTGATCATTTGGTCCTGGTAACATATCGGCTAGCGATTTCAGCCATTTTCCTGTCTCCAATTGGTTACTTCTTGGAAAG GAGTACCAGACCAAAGCTGACGATTAGGATCTtatgttctctctttttcagcGCCATTGTAGG GGCATCGCTCACAcaattctttttcctccttggtATTCAATACACGTCAGCGACTTTCTCGTGTGCCTTCATTAACATCGTTCCTGTTCTCACATTCATCATGGCCTTACCTTTTAG GATAGAGATGGTGGACATGAAGAGCAGCAGCGGAAGAGCCAAAATTGGCGGTACATTGGTGTGCATTGGTGGGGCTTTGATGTTGACTCTTTATCGAGGAAGGCCTTTGTTCAACTCTTCACATTCACAAGCCGTTATTTCAATGCATGATCATGCCACCAAGCTCAGTTCAGCTAAGAGGACGCAGAATTGGACAATCGGCTTGATTTGCTTGTTTCTTGGAACATTGCTCTGGTCTCTGTGGTTTCTTCTCCAGTCCAAGATAGGCAAGAGGTATCCTTGCCAGTACTCAAGCACAGCCATTATGTCCTTCTTCGGCGCCATTCAGTCGGCCACTTTGAGCTTCTCCACGTCCAGGAGCCTCTCTATTTTTGTCTTGAAAGGAAGAACTGAAGTATTCGCCGTTATCTTCGCT GGTATGGTAGGTTCGGGTTTGTGCTTTGTCGGGATGTCGTGGTGCGTCAAGAAACGGGGTCCTGTCTTCACTGCATCATTCAGCCCCCTCGTCCAAATAATGGCGGCGATGTTTGATATCCCCATTCTGCACGAGCAGCTCTATATTGGGAG CTTGCTTGGGTCGGTCATTGTAATCATCGGCTTGTACATTCTTCTGTGGGGCAAGAACAAAGAGATGCAGGATTGTGTCGTGAAAGTAGCTCAGGAAGCCGAAGAGATCAAGGAGCAGGATCCGAAGTTACAGGTCGTCACGGTGTCGCACGAGTCACAGAGTACCTAG